One Leptolyngbya sp. SIO1E4 genomic window, CTTGCAGAGTGTAAGCAGCTCCATAAGCTTCCAGTGCCCACACTTCCATTTCGCCAAAGCGCTGACCTCCCTGTTGAGCTTTGCCACCTAGGGGCTGTTGCGTAACTAAGGAGTAAGGACCTGTCGAACGGGCATGGATCTTGTCATCTACGAGATGAACCAGCTTCAGCATGTAGGCTTTACCCACTGTCACAGGGCGATCGAAGGGGTCACCAGTGCGGCCATCATAGAGCTGAATCTTCCCAGGATCATCAGGATTAAAGACCCAATCACTCCCGGTTCTATCCCGAGCTTCCTGAAGCTTCCCGTGGGTCGTGTTGCGAGACGCTTCCTTGTCATACATCTCGTCAAACGGGGTGATTTTAAAGCGCACGTCCAGATTTTCTGCGGCCCACCCCAGCAAGCATTCAAACACTTGCCCGACATTCATCCGAGAAGGTACCCCAAGAGGATTAAGCACAATATCAATGGGAGTGCCATCGGGTAAGTAAGGCATGTCTTCAATCGGCAGAATGCGGGAAATAATGCCCTTATTCCCGTGGCGACCGGCCATCTTGTCGCCTACCTGAATCTTCCGTTTTTGGGCGACATAAACCCGTACTACCATGTTGGCTCCAGGGGGTAATTCATCCCCCTGCTCACGGGTAAAGACACGAACGTCTACGACCCGCCCTTTCTCCCCGTTGGGCACTCGCAGAGAGTTATCTCGAACATCCCGAGCTTTCTCTCCAAAAATTGCTCGTAAGAGCTTTTCCTCTGGCGGCTGGTCTGATTCCCCTTTAGGAGTGACTTTACCGACCAAAATGTCGCCAGACTCGACCCAGGCACCCGTTCGGATAATCCCCGTTTCATCTAGTTGTCTCAGGGCATCTTCCCCGACATTTGGAATTTCACGGGTAATTTCCTCGGGTCCTAGCTTGGTTTGACGCGCCTCAATTTCAAACTTTTCAATGTGGATAGAGGTGTAGATATCGTCATACACCAACCGCTCACTAATGAGGATTGCGTCTTCGTAGTTGTAGCCTTCCCAAGGCATGTAAGAGACTAAAACGTTTTGTCCAAGCGCGATCTCACCGCCTTCCGCAGCAGAGCCATCCGCCAGCACCTGCCCTGCCAGCACCCGATCTCCCTGGAATACCAGAGGTCGCTGGTTCAAACACGTGTCTTGGTTAGAGCGCTGATACTTTTGGAGGAAATAGTCATGCACCTGCCCTTCCAGGTCTCGTACCCGCACCCGATTGGCATCAACATAGACCACTTCGCCTGCTGTCCGACTCACGACAACCATGCCGGAATCTCGGGCTGCCTGGGCTTCTAGCCCGGTTCCCACGAGAGGACGCTCAGGACGTAGCAGTGGCACCGCCTGGCGCTGCATGTTGGAACCCATCAGCGCTCGGTTGGCGTCATCATGCTCCAGAAACGGAATCAGGGATGTTGCCACCGAGATAATCTGGACAGGAGAAACCGCGACGTAGTCTACTTCGTCCGGAGGGGTAGCTGCAAAGTCCTGCCGGTAGCGTACAGGCACCATATCCCCCAGAATGTATCCCTCAGCGTCGGTAGGCATATCTCCTGCCGCCACTCGCAGGTCATCTTCTTCAGCGGCGGTCATATATGTTGGGGGTAAATCTCGCCGCACCCGACCATTTTCTACTCGGTAAAAAGGCGTTTCAATAAAGCCAAATTCATTGACACGTCCATGGGTCGCCAGGGAGCCAATTAAGCCAGCATTGGGGCCTTCAGGCGTTTCAATTGGGCAGATACGGCCATAATGAGAAGGGTGAATATCTCGTACTGCAAACCCAGCTCGCTCACGAGTGAGGCCTCCCGGCCCTAAAGCGCTGAGACGGCGCTTATGGGTGAGTTCAGCTAAGGGATTCGTCTGATCCATAAATTGAGAGAGCTGGCTAGAGCCGAAGAATTCTTTAATCGCAGCGACTAAAGGCTTCGGGTTGACCAGAGAGGCTGGTGTCAAAGAATCAGCGTCAGACACGGTCATCCGCTCACGAATGATACGCTCCAAACGATTCAAGCCGACGCGCACCTGGTTTTGTAGCAGCTCACCGACCGATCTCACCCGCCGATTCCCTAGGTGATCAATGTCATCAACGGCACCAATATCAAATTCCAAGTTGATGAGATAGTCGATCGCCGACAGAATATCTTGAGGGGTTAATACCCGCATCGTATCGGGTACGCTGAGCCGCAGCTTACGATTCAGCTTGTAACGTCCGACCCGACCTAAGTCATATCGTTTTGGATCAAAAAAGCGAGACTCCAGTAACTGTTGTCCGCCTGACACCGTGGGGGGTTCCCCTGGTCGCAGCTTGCGGTAAAGCTCGAGTAGGGCCTCTTCCTCGCTGAACTGACCTTCTTTCTCGATAGTTTTCTGGAAATACTCTGGATGACGCAAGGAATCAAAGATTTCCCCATCCGTTAGGCTGAGTGCCTTCAGCAAGACCTGGGCAGAGAGCTTACGAGTTTTATCAATGCGAACCCAGACTAAGTCATTTTTATCCGTTTCAAACTTGAGCCAGGCACCCCGGTTGGGAATCAGGTTAGCATTGTAAGTACGTCGCCCGTTTTTATCGGTTTCTGCTTTGTAGTAAACTCCTGGACTCCGAACGATCTGGTTGACGATAACCCGCTCTGCACCGTTAATAATGAAAGTGCCTCGGTCAGTCATCAGAGGCAAATCGCCGATAAAGACTTCCTGCTCCTTAATTTCACCTGTCTCTTTGTTGATCAGGCGCGTTGGCACATACATCTGTACTGCATAGGTGGCATCCCGTCGCTTAGCTTCGTCCACCATGTACTTCGGGCTTTTGAGCTTGTAGTCTTTCCCGAGAAAATGAAGCTCTAACTTACCGGTGTAGTCGGTAATGGGTGAAAAACTATCCAGCTCCTCAATTAACCCTTCCTCTAGAAACCATCGGAAACTAGAACGCTGGATTTCGACAAGATCGGGCAAAGCGAAGGTGGAAACCTTAGTGATTTGGTCGGTCATGCGTCTCCTCAGGCGGACAAACCCTACAATCTCTACAGAAATCCATCAAGAATGACAAACCGGGACTGCAGAAAGGCAAAGACTTAAGTGCACTGCACTACAAAAAGCTCAGCGCACAAACTGCGCTTGAGCCCTATAGCCGCTGTTATTGCCATTGCATTCACTGAACTTGAACCCAGTTTCAGGCCACGATGATGAATCAGACAGAAACAAAATTAATAATCGTTTGCGTTAATGACAGCTAAGACTGACTTCCCAGCCCTTGACGTGGATGCTTCCTTGTGTAAAACCACTACACTACCCCAAAAACCAGTTTATACCTCATATCGCTGACAAGCCTAACAAAATGAGCTTAATTTAAGCTATTTGTCAACACCCACGCTAGACGAGCTTCAAACTGCAGATGCCAAATCAGGTGCTCCTTTAGGAGTGGTGGCAGGTTCAGTCTCGCCCCCAGCTAGGACGCCAACAGGCAACTTGAATAGTCGAACAGCGTTTGCAGTTGTTTGCTGAGCCAAAGTTTCTAAAGGCTCTTGCCGAAGCTCAGATAAACAGGTAGCTACATGAAGAACGTTGGCGGGTTGATTGCGGCGCTCTTTACGGCGAGGGACAGGGGTCAAAAACGGGCAGTCGGTTTCGATGAGCAATCGGTCAGACGGCACACATCGGGCAGACGCTTTGACTTGATGTGCATTCTTAAAGGTGACAATGCCGCTAAAACTAATGTAGAAACCGAGATCTAAAAACCACTCCGTTTCCTCTGGAGCCCCAGCCCAACAGTGCATGACCCCAGATATTGAGCCATAGGCTTCCTGAAAGGACTTCAGTAGCTGAACGGCTTCCTTTGCGGCGTCTCGACAATGGACGATGACTGGCAGATTCAACCTGTGAGCAATCTTAAGCTGCTCCCAAAAGGCTTCTTTCTGGATAGCCTGATCATCAGCCTTGTAAAAATCCAGCCCAGTTTC contains:
- the rpoB gene encoding DNA-directed RNA polymerase subunit beta; translated protein: MTDQITKVSTFALPDLVEIQRSSFRWFLEEGLIEELDSFSPITDYTGKLELHFLGKDYKLKSPKYMVDEAKRRDATYAVQMYVPTRLINKETGEIKEQEVFIGDLPLMTDRGTFIINGAERVIVNQIVRSPGVYYKAETDKNGRRTYNANLIPNRGAWLKFETDKNDLVWVRIDKTRKLSAQVLLKALSLTDGEIFDSLRHPEYFQKTIEKEGQFSEEEALLELYRKLRPGEPPTVSGGQQLLESRFFDPKRYDLGRVGRYKLNRKLRLSVPDTMRVLTPQDILSAIDYLINLEFDIGAVDDIDHLGNRRVRSVGELLQNQVRVGLNRLERIIRERMTVSDADSLTPASLVNPKPLVAAIKEFFGSSQLSQFMDQTNPLAELTHKRRLSALGPGGLTRERAGFAVRDIHPSHYGRICPIETPEGPNAGLIGSLATHGRVNEFGFIETPFYRVENGRVRRDLPPTYMTAAEEDDLRVAAGDMPTDAEGYILGDMVPVRYRQDFAATPPDEVDYVAVSPVQIISVATSLIPFLEHDDANRALMGSNMQRQAVPLLRPERPLVGTGLEAQAARDSGMVVVSRTAGEVVYVDANRVRVRDLEGQVHDYFLQKYQRSNQDTCLNQRPLVFQGDRVLAGQVLADGSAAEGGEIALGQNVLVSYMPWEGYNYEDAILISERLVYDDIYTSIHIEKFEIEARQTKLGPEEITREIPNVGEDALRQLDETGIIRTGAWVESGDILVGKVTPKGESDQPPEEKLLRAIFGEKARDVRDNSLRVPNGEKGRVVDVRVFTREQGDELPPGANMVVRVYVAQKRKIQVGDKMAGRHGNKGIISRILPIEDMPYLPDGTPIDIVLNPLGVPSRMNVGQVFECLLGWAAENLDVRFKITPFDEMYDKEASRNTTHGKLQEARDRTGSDWVFNPDDPGKIQLYDGRTGDPFDRPVTVGKAYMLKLVHLVDDKIHARSTGPYSLVTQQPLGGKAQQGGQRFGEMEVWALEAYGAAYTLQELLTVKSDDMQGRNEALNAIVKGKAIPRPGTPESFKVLMRELQSLGLDIAVHKVETREDGTSRDVEVDLMADLSSRRTPSRPTYESITSPEMEEVEE
- a CDS encoding TatD family hydrolase codes for the protein MQLVDSHVHINFEAFEPDLDEVASAWRRAGVVHLVHSCVEPSEFRGLQAIADRYPEVSISVGLHPLDMDKWDGQMAAQIETYASSDKRVVAIGETGLDFYKADDQAIQKEAFWEQLKIAHRLNLPVIVHCRDAAKEAVQLLKSFQEAYGSISGVMHCWAGAPEETEWFLDLGFYISFSGIVTFKNAHQVKASARCVPSDRLLIETDCPFLTPVPRRKERRNQPANVLHVATCLSELRQEPLETLAQQTTANAVRLFKLPVGVLAGGETEPATTPKGAPDLASAV